The following are encoded in a window of Paenibacillaceae bacterium GAS479 genomic DNA:
- a CDS encoding ribonuclease-3 family protein gives MSESAKEPSVEDQRQTGPVVEAVENDQAGPAPLGTEGAASPTGAVFQSLPFEPPSKQPEFLNPVVLAYTGDAVFELLVRQHLVAGEKLKPNQLHRAATSIVCAKAQRRWLELWSPMLSEEEQDVVRRGRNTKSGQPPRNADPHDYRLATAMECLIGFLYYKGRTERIRELTAVVFATVDEDRQKETKHGQ, from the coding sequence ATGAGCGAGTCAGCGAAGGAACCGTCGGTAGAGGACCAGCGGCAGACTGGGCCGGTGGTAGAGGCAGTGGAAAATGACCAGGCTGGACCTGCCCCGTTAGGAACGGAGGGGGCCGCCTCGCCAACCGGGGCAGTCTTTCAATCGCTGCCCTTTGAGCCGCCCTCCAAGCAACCGGAGTTTTTGAACCCTGTTGTACTGGCTTACACCGGAGATGCTGTATTCGAGCTGTTGGTTCGCCAGCATCTCGTCGCCGGAGAGAAGCTGAAGCCGAACCAGTTGCATCGCGCGGCGACTAGCATCGTCTGCGCGAAGGCGCAGCGCCGCTGGTTGGAGCTTTGGTCGCCGATGCTGAGTGAAGAGGAGCAGGATGTGGTGCGCCGCGGGCGCAACACCAAGTCCGGACAGCCTCCGCGCAACGCGGATCCGCATGATTACCGTCTGGCAACCGCGATGGAATGCCTGATCGGATTTTTATATTATAAGGGCCGGACCGAAAGGATTCGGGAATTGACGGCGGTTGTATTCGCAACAGTAGACGAAGACCGCCAGAAGGAGACCAAGCATGGCCAATAA
- a CDS encoding preprotein translocase subunit SecE has translation MAFLAKIKRNFGTTFEFFADSWAELKKVRWPNRKELTSYTIVVLVTIVFVTIYFWLLDIGISKLVELIV, from the coding sequence GTGGCTTTCCTTGCAAAGATCAAGCGAAACTTCGGAACAACATTTGAGTTCTTCGCAGACAGTTGGGCTGAGCTTAAGAAAGTACGCTGGCCAAACCGTAAAGAGTTAACAAGCTATACGATCGTTGTTCTTGTTACGATCGTGTTTGTGACGATTTACTTTTGGCTTCTTGACATCGGGATCTCTAAACTGGTTGAACTGATCGTTTAA
- a CDS encoding transcription antitermination protein nusG: protein MEKQWYVVHTYSGYENKVKANLERRVESMGMEDKIFRVLVPMEEEIVNKDGKKKTVMRKVYPGYVLVEMIQTDDSWYVVRNTPGVTGFVGSTGSGSKPTALLPEEVDAILNHMGMSEPKPKMEFELKETVRVTVGPFANFVGVIEEIQFDKNKLKVHVNMFGRETPVELDYTQVEKV from the coding sequence ATGGAAAAACAATGGTATGTGGTTCATACTTACTCGGGCTATGAGAACAAGGTGAAAGCCAACCTCGAGCGCCGTGTTGAATCTATGGGCATGGAAGACAAAATCTTCCGAGTGCTTGTTCCTATGGAAGAAGAGATCGTGAACAAGGACGGCAAGAAGAAAACGGTCATGCGCAAAGTCTATCCGGGCTACGTCCTGGTAGAAATGATTCAGACCGATGATTCGTGGTATGTCGTTCGCAATACGCCTGGCGTAACAGGATTTGTAGGCTCGACCGGTTCCGGATCCAAGCCAACGGCACTGCTTCCAGAAGAAGTAGACGCCATTCTCAATCATATGGGAATGTCCGAGCCTAAGCCGAAGATGGAATTCGAGCTCAAAGAAACTGTGCGCGTGACCGTAGGTCCGTTCGCCAATTTTGTTGGTGTCATTGAAGAAATTCAGTTCGACAAAAACAAACTAAAAGTGCATGTCAATATGTTCGGACGGGAAACCCCTGTTGAACTTGACTACACTCAGGTCGAAAAGGTATAA
- a CDS encoding LSU ribosomal protein L33P: MRVIITLACTNCKQRNYTNTKNKRNHPDRMEMRKFCKYCNEHTPHRETR; this comes from the coding sequence ATGCGGGTTATCATCACGCTTGCTTGCACGAACTGCAAGCAACGTAACTACACCAACACCAAGAACAAGCGTAATCACCCCGACCGTATGGAGATGAGGAAGTTCTGCAAGTATTGCAACGAGCATACTCCTCACCGCGAGACGAGATAG
- a CDS encoding 23S rRNA (guanosine2251-2'-O)-methyltransferase encodes MANNKTTQNDIQEEEQGQDWIAGKHPVLEALRSGRELNKIWIADTVQKPSVAPILAEAKSAGLVVQFVDKRRLDQLGLGVAHQGVVAQAAAYRYAELDELLARAKASGETPLLLILDEIEDPHNLGSILRTAECTGVHGVIIPKRRAAGLTATVWKTSAGAAEHVPVARVTNLAQTIETLKQEGIWIAGADVSASQDVYRTDFNLPLALVIGNEAKGMGRLIREKCDFLVKLPMLGQLNSLNASVAAGVLMYEVVRQRRSL; translated from the coding sequence ATGGCCAATAACAAAACAACTCAAAACGATATTCAAGAGGAGGAGCAAGGGCAGGACTGGATTGCAGGTAAACATCCCGTTCTCGAAGCGCTCCGCTCCGGCCGCGAGCTTAATAAAATATGGATTGCCGACACGGTGCAGAAACCGTCGGTGGCGCCAATTCTGGCAGAGGCGAAAAGTGCCGGTCTTGTCGTGCAATTTGTCGATAAACGGCGACTGGACCAGCTCGGCCTCGGTGTTGCCCATCAAGGCGTAGTTGCCCAAGCGGCCGCATACCGCTATGCGGAATTGGACGAGCTGCTAGCGCGGGCTAAGGCAAGTGGTGAAACGCCGTTGTTGCTCATTTTGGATGAGATCGAGGATCCGCATAACCTTGGCTCGATTCTGCGGACTGCCGAATGTACGGGTGTGCATGGTGTCATCATTCCGAAGCGGCGCGCCGCTGGCCTCACTGCAACGGTCTGGAAAACATCCGCTGGAGCAGCGGAGCATGTACCCGTTGCACGCGTCACTAACTTGGCACAGACGATAGAGACGTTGAAGCAGGAAGGCATCTGGATCGCCGGAGCTGACGTCAGTGCCAGCCAGGACGTATATCGTACGGACTTCAATCTGCCGCTTGCGCTTGTGATCGGGAACGAGGCCAAGGGCATGGGCAGGCTGATTCGCGAAAAATGCGATTTTTTGGTGAAGCTGCCGATGCTCGGCCAGCTGAATTCCTTGAATGCCTCTGTGGCTGCCGGTGTACTTATGTACGAGGTCGTCCGGCAACGCAGAAGCCTTTAG
- a CDS encoding RNA polymerase, sigma 30 subunit, SigH, with protein MSIDLREWSTHDYDCRTDEDIVEAVRIGDSEALEYLINKYRNFVRAKARSYFLIGADREDIVQEGMIGLYKSIRDFRGDKLASFKAFAELCITRQIITAIKTATRQKHIPLNSYVSLDKPIYDEDSDRTLLDVICGTRVSDPEELMINKEEFVGLEDKMSEILSDLERKVLMLYLDGRSYQEIAVDLDRHVKSIDNALQRVKRKLEKYLELRNVSI; from the coding sequence GTGAGCATCGACCTCAGAGAATGGAGTACGCATGATTATGACTGCCGGACGGATGAGGACATCGTCGAGGCGGTGCGCATAGGCGATAGCGAAGCGCTGGAGTATCTGATCAACAAATACCGGAACTTTGTTAGAGCTAAGGCTCGTTCTTACTTCCTGATCGGCGCCGACAGGGAAGACATTGTTCAAGAGGGTATGATCGGTCTATACAAGTCCATCCGAGATTTCAGGGGGGACAAGCTGGCATCCTTCAAGGCTTTCGCCGAGCTTTGCATCACCCGGCAGATCATTACTGCGATCAAGACGGCTACACGGCAGAAGCATATTCCGCTGAATTCCTATGTTTCTCTTGACAAGCCTATCTACGATGAAGATTCCGATCGTACGTTGCTTGATGTCATTTGTGGCACTCGTGTAAGCGATCCGGAAGAGTTGATGATCAATAAGGAAGAGTTCGTCGGTCTTGAGGACAAGATGTCCGAGATTCTGAGCGATCTTGAGCGCAAGGTGTTAATGTTGTACCTGGACGGACGTTCGTACCAGGAAATTGCCGTCGACTTGGACCGCCATGTGAAGTCCATCGACAATGCGCTTCAGCGTGTTAAACGCAAGCTGGAGAAATACCTGGAGCTTCGCAATGTAAGCATCTAG